The genomic window TCTGACACTACCACATGACTGCCAAGCTGCGATGGAGTTACACCTCTCTTTGCTGGGAGCTGCAACAACGAATTTATCATTATTAAGAACATTTTAAACAAATCTACAGCTTCTGAAACTCAGATTAGGACAGTACACTGAAGTTTTAATTTCTATGAGTTACGATGAAAGGATAGCCATATATGCATGAAAGGCTAAGAATTACCTCCACAAAAAGTCTCTGAAGCATATCGAATTGCCCATTTTGCATGAGGTAAGTAAAGGACGCAAGATTGTCCCGACTCTGTTCAAACATCACGATTTGAAGTTCTCGGACATTCTGGAAAGACCAGTCTATAGCCATTTTGTGCGGTTCGCTCAAGCAAGTCACCACCTAACGATGTCACTTGGTTAGTGAACAGTTTACTAACATTCAACATTGAACAGCACAGCCAATTACCAAAAAAACATACCTTCAGACTATTGCTGCAGATGGTTAGAGTACTCAAGGCAGTGGAGTTCAGGGTGCACTTGCTGAACATGTTTGATAACAATCCTTGGGAGCATAATTGGTCTCCGGTCCTTGTATAGCAGAAGTAGAGCTTGCTGATTTCTGCATCTGGCGGAAAGTACAAACTGGTGAGGTAACATCCACTGAAAGAAACCGACAGAAGATCTGGAACCAATCGCAGGTCAATCGAATCGACACCACTACACTCCACCACAGTTATGTTAAGGAGTTTGAGTCCAGAAACAGAATCACTTATGCGCTCAAGGTGATGGCAATAACCCAGCTCTAGCACTCGCAGAGCCGGACACTTGGCTAAAATTTTTCTCAATGTCCAGTCACTTACTGTAACGCCCCACAGTTTGATAGCAACCAATTCACAGAAGTCCTTGCATCTCTTGAAATATCTTGAAGAGTTTGCCAGGGTTAATCCTCGAAGAGACAGGCGCACAAGCTGCTTGCTTGCTCTTGGGAAACTGAACCGTAAAGCCAAGCATGGTGGCCGACGCTCAAGATATAGATCCTTGATTCCAGAACGAGCAATGCATTCGAGGCATCGCCTGAACAGCTTCTCAGACATATCCTTTGATTCAATCACAAGACATAGAATGTCTAACCGATTCCCATTGGCTTCTTGGCTTTCCAGCATTTGTAGCATCTCACATGGAAGAAAGGAATTCTCACCAACATAGTAACTATTTGACTGCAAATGAATGTCCCACTCTCTGTTCCAGTGACGGCTCAATGACGACACACGGATGGCTGTTCGGTGTTCAAGTCGGGAGAATATATTGAGAAGCAAATCATCACAGAGCTCGCTGGGTCCCTCGGTGAGGAAGGGTCTGTCACCTTCGTCCTTGTCTTCCACCATGTCATCCACCTCCTTGTCTCTTGTCTCACCCTCCTCTATCCTCTCGTAGAAAAGAATGTACGCCTCACACCTGACAACTTGTTCTATGGAGATTTCCTTGATGTTGCGGTCATCTGCGCAAATCCATGAGGAAGAACCACTGCTCCGATGCTTGAGACCTGCCCCCCGCACATAAGCAACATAATGCCCTGTATGCAAGTTGTCACCACGGTGCTCAATGACACCAACTAGACGGTACCTGGAATTGTCTTTCTCCTCGGAACTGAAGGAAAGAGAAAATCAAGTTAGTTAAACAATATGTAAGGATTTAAGTTAGCAAGAAACTGATGGCATGCCTTTCTTGAAAACTACAAAATGCATACTGTATCAGATAAAGAAAATAATACGGTAAACTGATTATGTAACTAATTGGAATACCAAGAAATTAAGGCCATAGTGATGTCAAGTTGTAAACCAGACGCTGCAAGATGTATATCCATCCAACACTAAAAATACTAATCCAGAATTATAATTACCCATAGAAACTTCAACAAAAATAAAAGGTCACTGGTTTCAGCGTAACCACCAACAGACAAAAAAAGTGTTACCATAATAATGTTTCATGATATGATAACTTTAAAAGTTAAAACATAACAATAACTTCGCTGGCGATACACTGCTATGTTGAATAGAGTTTGTGGCAGACAGCCAGTACAGCTGATATGTATCCAAATGTTATGATATCGTATacaaaaaactactccctccgttcctaaatataagcccttttagagattccaatatggactacatacggagcaaaatgagtgaatctacactctaaaatatgtctatacacaTTGTGTTCAAAAGCACAAATTAACATTGTATGCATGTTCTACAAATTAACAATGCCGTCGGAGGGAATGCAGTTTACACTGATGCAGCTTTAGGGTATGTATGTCTTGATTGTGACCAAAGTGAAACCGATTAATTTTCTGGCCATGTAAAAAAAATTGGTCATGTTTGGATGGCTGCcaagtttaatttatttttctagccaGTGTTGGCCAACTCATGGGCAACCGAAACCTAAACCAATATTTTGGCTAGCCAATCTTCTAGTAGGGCAACCTTGGGAATAATCCAAACATTCCCTTAAGTTGTCTTGCTGATATGCATAACAAATCTTTCGCTGGTAACTATAACGCTGGTTTTGTTGCATTTCTTTAATCTAACTCATGTTACTCTGCCAGTGAGAAACAAGAGTGAAGATATCCTAACCTAACTCTGATAAGGAAAATTGAGATGATCATGCCAGGAAATTACCACCATGTGTGCCAACATCATAAAAAATGTAATATCTGAATGATCCTTTGATCTACAATGCCAGTGTCTTTTGAAGCTCTTAATTTTTCTTTCAAAGAGAAGGCATTCTATTGCTAGTAGGAAGAAACTATGAAACAAAGTAGTTATTGTCTTACTGATAAAGATCGGAAACTTATCAGAACTGACATAGAAGAAAGGTATAAGATATGACTGTGTAGAAACGTGAGAAATCGGTACCTGGGGTCCATGAATGGTCCAAGATGAAGAATCTCCTTAAAGCTCACATGTCCTCTCAGTTTAGACAGATCATTTCTGTATCTCTTAAATGGAATAATCAATACAGGTGGTAACTTGTTAATCAACTGTGTTTGAATTGCACAACCGTTGCCATCTTTCTGCTCATTTTGGTTTTCCTCCATTTTTTGGGCAGTATGATCATCCAGCATTGCCTGCTTCGCACAAGCCTGATTTTGAGTGCTGGTATCCGGACTATCCTGGGCACTGAACaggtcagtctgtttatcagttgGAAGCCCAGCTTCTTGTACACCTTGATCACTTTCACCTTTTTCACCACAGCTCGTCCCTGAAGTGATTTCTTCAGTAGTTATGTTTTCATAGagtataacttgatcatgtacatCTGAATGATATGGTTTCCTTCTTGGAGATTCTACGGACAAGTTATTACAGTCACTAGATCACTCACTTGGGCATGTTTTCCTACCTGACAGCTCAGTCTGATCTCCATCAACAGTCGTATTTATATTGGTGCTTGCCATGATCTGTTCAGCAACCTTGGAACAGTTCTCACAACGTTCCTTCACTCGATGGGCAAACAGTTCCAGGCAGTCCTCAATCGACCCAAGAGAGTTCATATGTTTGGCCTCATCATTAACAATATCACTGCTCTGAGCTTCCCCCTTATCTTTGGCAGTAACTTTTACTGAGTAAGTCGTCTCCTTATCTTCTGGATTCCGAGAATCtgttgttgcttcctccattctttCAGTGTCATCAAATAAGTCAGGAATGAAATCCAAAATTTCTATTGGGACATCATTCTTCTGAGTCTGCatatgactgtgtacaacatccttCACTTCGCTAGAATCTGCAGATTCAAACATACAGGGCTTAGCATTATCTGCATTAGCAAGACCATGCAACCAGAAGCACTCACTCATCCTTTGCATAGAATCTTTATTGTGCACACTTTAAGCTGTTTATCTTTTTCGACAGTATCCAAACACGCTTAAGTTAACCAACCATTTGGAATGACACCAACTGTATGATGGTAAGAACTCAAGACCCTGGGCTTCCCATGGCAGTTTGAACTACTACACTACATGAACACCTTTGCCATGTTAAAGACCGCAGAAACATCCTGTCGGATTTTATGTAGCCACCCCAAAGGTTTTCCTGCTATTTCTTCTATCCATGTGTAAAACGTCCACAACAATTACCATCATAACAGTTGTGCACACTTTAAGCTGTTTATTTTTTTCGACGGTATCCAAACACGCTTAAGTTGACCAACCATTTGGAATAACACCTACTGTATGATGGAAGGACTCAAGACCCTGGTCTTCCCATGGCAGTTTGAACTACTACGCTACGGTGAACACCTTTGCCATGTTAAAGACTGCTGAAACATCCTGTTGGATTTTATGTAGCCACCCAAAAAGATTTTCCTGCTATTTCTTTTATCCATGTGTAAAACGTCAATAACAGTTCTCTACTTAGCTAGTAATGAAGCTCCATTCCAAAAAGTACCATTTGCTTGTTTTCAGAGAAATAGCAAATAATACTAGTAGATCACACAATTCCGCATGTTCCTGCATTCTTTCCTCAAAAGTTGTATGATCTCAGATGTTCACCATTGCTTTTAAGTTGAGTACAGGAGCGCATAAACTTACCAACTTGCAAAGGCCTGGGGGTTTTCTCCATTGCCCCATCTCCCAATTCTGAACCGGGAAACTGAGAAGTGCTGCCTGGAGCAGCTGTTTGCATCTTATTATCCCCATCACTCTTGTCAGTTTGAGATCCGTGGCTTTTATTCCTTGGTGTTGATGCAACGCTTCTGGCTGGAGGATCCTTCTCTGGAAGTGACAAATAGAGTTCACCGAAATCAACGGTTTTAGTATCATTATACCAGCATCTTTGGCAGGACGTTGTCTCGAACAGCTGGCCTCTGAAAAGAGAAACGTTAAGTGTAGGGAATACTTCACCCCCTTTCAAGACATGCATTCTGTTTTGCTGCTCCACCTCCGCATCCACAGCATTGAATAAAGACATAAGGAACTCATGGCTGTCTTCCATATTCCAGACCAAGAACCGATTCGGATAATGCTCATGCATAGCTTGCAGTATCATCCGTGGGTTCAGCGTGTGTCTGGCATCATTCACAAGTGTCTCTTGGAAAAACTGCTGCAGGTGCAGACCAATGCTCCCCAAATGAGCAGCCGGACTTTGAATCATTGTCCTCAGCTTACCAAGGGCAAGGAGGCACTGCAGCGTTGCATTCATGTAACATGTTTGCCCAAGGTTCGGTATCCCTCTGATAACGTAACCATCGCCATTAGCATACCCAGACGCATCATCGTCCATTGCAATGCTGGGCACCCTTTGCCAGTCATCCTTTCTAGCGGTGGCACATAGATCAT from Triticum aestivum cultivar Chinese Spring chromosome 3B, IWGSC CS RefSeq v2.1, whole genome shotgun sequence includes these protein-coding regions:
- the LOC123069138 gene encoding uncharacterized protein gives rise to the protein MLDDHTAQKMEENQNEQKDGNGCAIQTQLINKLPPVLIIPFKRYRNDLSKLRGHVSFKEILHLGPFMDPSSEEKDNSRYRLVGVIEHRGDNLHTGHYVAYVRGAGLKHRSSGSSSWICADDRNIKEISIEQVVRCEAYILFYERIEEGETRDKEVDDMVEDKDEGDRPFLTEGPSELCDDLLLNIFSRLEHRTAIRVSSLSRHWNREWDIHLQSNSYYVGENSFLPCEMLQMLESQEANGNRLDILCLVIESKDMSEKLFRRCLECIARSGIKDLYLERRPPCLALRFSFPRASKQLVRLSLRGLTLANSSRYFKRCKDFCELVAIKLWGVTVSDWTLRKILAKCPALRVLELGYCHHLERISDSVSGLKLLNITVVECSGVDSIDLRLVPDLLSVSFSGCYLTSLYFPPDAEISKLYFCYTRTGDQLCSQGLLSNMFSKCTLNSTALSTLTICSNSLKVVTCLSEPHKMAIDWSFQNVRELQIVMFEQSRDNLASFTYLMQNGQFDMLQRLFVELPAKRGVTPSQLGSHVVVSERVLHKLKLIKLTNFSWNEAEIYLLLLLLKISSSLDKIVVVFSAGSTEEQDQHSLPWLHDSDIELIISLLDSGKLILKNHLDYDYIKHGGSGLIFPVAAHGEIYRQP
- the LOC123069139 gene encoding ubiquitin carboxyl-terminal hydrolase 2, coding for MVEKRERAEEASESSQKSPRLDPLAAAGSGCSDAPASPTESSEWPSAGEAEAGTSSDSTGDSGRCEHISLDRDLLLRAVYDLTEQRAVRRTCLLPKCKTTWNGDEGIMKCIDCSKFFCSGWSVERESPQGHALWHAGENQHWVAQRCDEPNLGYCFLCARLMRLTDLTKDGYRVAARKEKDQQGLGDSVAKDGWGTGSGIAKGEWEPETSYSKDESAMEPASLANDLCATARKDDWQRVPSIAMDDDASGYANGDGYVIRGIPNLGQTCYMNATLQCLLALGKLRTMIQSPAAHLGSIGLHLQQFFQETLVNDARHTLNPRMILQAMHEHYPNRFLVWNMEDSHEFLMSLFNAVDAEVEQQNRMHVLKGGEVFPTLNVSLFRGQLFETTSCQRCWYNDTKTVDFGELYLSLPEKDPPARSVASTPRNKSHGSQTDKSDGDNKMQTAAPGSTSQFPGSELGDGAMEKTPRPLQVDSSEVKDVVHSHMQTQKNDVPIEILDFIPDLFDDTERMEEATTDSRNPEDKETTYSVKVTAKDKGEAQSSDIVNDEAKHMNSLGSIEDCLELFAHRVKERCENCSKVAEQIMASTNINTTVDGDQTELSGRKTCPSE